In the Candidatus Binatia bacterium genome, GGCACACAGGAAAAACTGCCCATTCACATTGGCGGCGTAATCGCTCGCGAGAAAGACAACCATGGGGGCCACGTCCTCCGGCTTCAACTCTTCTAGCTTGGCCAAGGCACGCTCCTCACGAATGATGCCCTGCTGCCGGCGAATTTCCCGGGCGCGGAGAAACTCCTCAGTTAACGTCATGCGGGTTGCGGCAACCGGAGCAATTCCGTTGCAAGTGACGCCATACTTTCCTAAGTCCCGCGCCACGACTTTGGTGAGCCCGGCGATCCCCGATTTGGCTGCGCCATAATTGGACTGCCCAGGGTTGCCAAACAGACCGGCGCCCGAAGTGAATGTGACAATTCGTCCGTAGCGCTGTTCCCGCATGAGAGGCGCTGCGTGGCGGATGCAGCAAAACGTCCCTTTCAAGTGCACAGCGATGACCGCATCGAACTCCTCTTCTGTCATGTTGAAGATCATGCGGTCGCGCAAAATCCCAGCGCACGTCACCAAGATGTCGATTCGTCCGAAGGTGTCTACGGCCGTGCGAATGATGCGCGCACTCCCTTCCCAGGTCGCCACCGAGTCGGTATTCGCGACCGCGCTTCCGCCTCGATCCTGGATTTCCTTCGTTACATCGAAGGCTGGCCCGGTGGTGGGCGCTTGCCCATGCACGTCGACTCCGTAGTCGTTAACAACCACCTTGGCCCCAGCCTCGGCTAGAGCGAGCGCAACGGCACGCCCGATTCCTCTTCCCGCTCCTGTGACCACAGCCACTCGGCCATCCAGCATTCCCGGCACCGTGCACCTCCCAAAAGTGGTTGCGAGCAGTTGTACGGAAGGCGGCGAGGTTGAGTCAAGAAAGGCCGGGTATGGTAGCGAACGACCGCGGCGTGTGTGGCGCCCACTGGCCGTCAATGTTCGCTGTGGGTTCCGGAGGAGGTTAAGGCGTGTTTCAGTTGACGCGCTGCCTCGAAAGGTGACGGCGCCTCCAACACCGCTCGAATGACAGCGATACCGTAAGCGCCGGAACTACGAACGACCGGGATCGTTTCCGCAGTCACTCCGCCGATGGCAAGCACGGGAATGGAAACCCGGGCGCAAATGTCGCGGAGCTGCTCCAGTCCAAGCGGTGGCCCAAAGGCGCGTTTCGAGGGAGTGTCAAAGACCGGCCCGCACACAAGAAAATCTGCTCCCTGGTCTGTCGCCCGCAGAGCTTCCTCCAGGCTATGACACGAGCAGCCAACGATCGCGGAGCGCCCAAGAATTGCTCGCGCCTCCCGTGGTGTGAACGACTGCACGGGAAGGTGCACGCCGTCGGCGCCCACGGCCTTGGCAACGTCCAGCCGATCATTCACGAGGAGCAGTGCGCCGTACCGCTCGCAGAGGGCCCGAAGCTCCCGTGCGAGATCCCAGAATGAACGCCCGGGCAGATCCTTCTCCCGCAGCTGCACTGCATCCACTCCGCCACGCAGTGCTTGCTCCACAACCTCGGGTAGCGCTCGCCCGTTTGTTCGATGCCGATCGGTGACGAGGTAGAGCTGAGGAACAGCGGGCATCGTTTTGCCGAATCGGCGAGGCCGTGAGCTTGCCGTGTCCGCAGTTGTTAACGCCCGACGACTCCTTCGAGTGGGCTCGAGGCCGTAGCGTACAACTTGCGCGGAATGCGACCAGCGAGAAATGCCTTGCGCCCGGCCTCTACCGCCTGGCGCATGGCTTCAGCCATGAGGATGGGGTTTTGAGCACCCGCAATTGCGGTGTTCATCAGTACGGCGTCGCACCCGAGCTCCATGGCCACGGCCGCGTCGGACGCGGTTCCCACCCCAGCATCGACAATCACCGGCACGCGGCTTTGCTCGAGAATAATCATCAAATTGTACGGGTTGCGGATCCCCAACCCTGAACCGATCGGAGCCGCAAGAGGCATGACCGCCGCGCAGCCGATTTCCTCAAGTTTTTTGGCCGCAACCGGGTCGTCGTTAACATAGGGCAGTACGACGAAGCCTTCGCGTACCAGAATGCGGGCTGCTTCGATGGTTGCCGGTACATCTGGAAATAGGGTCTTGTCGTCGCCGATGACTTCTAGTTTTACCCAGTTGCCAACACCCGCCTCTCGAGCCAGGCGAGCCGTGCGCACAGCCTCCTCGGCCGTGTAGCAGCCCGCGGTGTTCGGTAGGATCAGGAGTCGGTGGGGGTTCAGGTAGTCGAGCAGGTTTTCGCGGTCACGCGCTGTTACGTTAACCCGCCGCACGGCTACAGTGACAATCTCAGCCCCAGAAGCCTCGACGGCGCGGCGGGTCTCCTCAAAGTCGCGGTACTTGCCTGTGCCCACGATCAAGCGGGAGCGAAATTCCTTATCGGCGATGCGCAACAGGTCTTCCATGCAGATTACCCTCCGCCTACGAAATGCACGACTTCAATTTCGTCGTTTTCTCGCAGGCGCACATTGGCGTATTCATGCCGGGGAACAATGGCGCGATTGACCTCGATGGCAATTCGTTGATTGTGGAGGTCAAGTTCGGCGACCAACTCCGCCACGGTTAGACCATCACGCAGAGAGTGCCACTCGCCATTGAGCCGAACACGCACGCTGCTCACGATAGATCTCATGTTCAACCTTTACAACTTGGGACGACGTTGGTAGCACCCGGCGCCGAAGGCTTGATGATGAGTTCTCATGAAGTGCGCCTCGCTTCTGCGGTGATCGATGCTGCCGCTCTTTGCCACAATGTGCAGCGTTTGCGGTCCCGGTTGCGGCTGCGAACACGCGTGCTCGCGGTGGTGAAGGCGGATGGCTACGGCCATGGAGCGAGGATCGTCGCTCCTGTGCTCGCTCAAGCGGGAGTCGATGCATTCGGAGTGGCCACGGTCTGGGAAGGCGTCGAGCTACGTGCTTTGGGAATTCAGCAGCCGGTGCTGGTGCTCGCCGGTGCGCACGAGAGCGACCTCAAAGTGGCGGC is a window encoding:
- a CDS encoding thiazole synthase, which produces MEDLLRIADKEFRSRLIVGTGKYRDFEETRRAVEASGAEIVTVAVRRVNVTARDRENLLDYLNPHRLLILPNTAGCYTAEEAVRTARLAREAGVGNWVKLEVIGDDKTLFPDVPATIEAARILVREGFVVLPYVNDDPVAAKKLEEIGCAAVMPLAAPIGSGLGIRNPYNLMIILEQSRVPVIVDAGVGTASDAAVAMELGCDAVLMNTAIAGAQNPILMAEAMRQAVEAGRKAFLAGRIPRKLYATASSPLEGVVGR
- the thiS gene encoding sulfur carrier protein ThiS; the encoded protein is MRSIVSSVRVRLNGEWHSLRDGLTVAELVAELDLHNQRIAIEVNRAIVPRHEYANVRLRENDEIEVVHFVGGG
- a CDS encoding alanine racemase; this translates as MMSSHEVRLASAVIDAAALCHNVQRLRSRLRLRTRVLAVVKADGYGHGARIVAPVLAQAGVDAFGVATVWEGVELRALGIQQPVLVLAGAHESDLKVAAEENLAIALLDRDHLREIEHMSVRRRLRVHVKVDNGTGRLGTDVEQLGARCSRNCGMRAMSSSTVFFLISRTLSVWTTTSVAPSWPNFDGP
- the thiE gene encoding thiamine phosphate synthase — encoded protein: MPAVPQLYLVTDRHRTNGRALPEVVEQALRGGVDAVQLREKDLPGRSFWDLARELRALCERYGALLLVNDRLDVAKAVGADGVHLPVQSFTPREARAILGRSAIVGCSCHSLEEALRATDQGADFLVCGPVFDTPSKRAFGPPLGLEQLRDICARVSIPVLAIGGVTAETIPVVRSSGAYGIAVIRAVLEAPSPFEAARQLKHALTSSGTHSEH
- a CDS encoding SDR family oxidoreductase, with the translated sequence MLDGRVAVVTGAGRGIGRAVALALAEAGAKVVVNDYGVDVHGQAPTTGPAFDVTKEIQDRGGSAVANTDSVATWEGSARIIRTAVDTFGRIDILVTCAGILRDRMIFNMTEEEFDAVIAVHLKGTFCCIRHAAPLMREQRYGRIVTFTSGAGLFGNPGQSNYGAAKSGIAGLTKVVARDLGKYGVTCNGIAPVAATRMTLTEEFLRAREIRRQQGIIREERALAKLEELKPEDVAPMVVFLASDYAANVNGQFFLCAGGSVSLLSQPRPIKTIFKPEGRWTLDELDRIVPSTLAEGLVNPAPPREQATTSSN